The proteins below come from a single Marinobacter arenosus genomic window:
- a CDS encoding Ig domain-containing protein: MKWMRVVGVWWFAWTALFAAQVHAQESLCAVVKIEIAQELTLERQAFEANMRITNSLDSMPLENININIEFEDSDGNTVVASSNPSHSSAAFFISLDAHNNISSLSEGDDGAITDGVIDPTEVGELRWLIVPTVGAGGDDGAGRLYYVGASLSFTYGGESQTIEVAPDTIVVKPQPNLVLDYFLPSEVNGDNPFTSEIEPVEPYNLGVRVANTGSGASYGVKIESAQPKIVENERGLLVDFLITGSFVDDAPANKTLLLNFGTIPAQSNTTGRWIMETSLTGRFTEFNASFTHADEFGGELTSVIEAVNSHFLLHDVTVDLPGRDAVRDFLAQDGTSVRVYESEHTGTNQPDCSDCLAVTSLAGSLGSAVTGGSGINRTLSITATSGPVHIKVTDPYEGSESLTSVVRSDGKVLSPTNYWLSKTIQDDKIHYDYFLNVFDTTGGSSYTLTFGGQLKANEPPVIQHIANYTTYETGQVGFLVQASDPNKTTPSLSALNLPAGATFQDKGNGQGVLSWFPQVGQAGTYVLEFSASDGELSANQTAKVVVFPDTDRDGDGMDDAWEIEHFGDLSRDGTGDFDGDGITDKDEFLRDADPTVAELAPAEPQLSTPAYGAEVTSLMPTLQVTNGAHDANIGSVDYTFEVYEDESMTRQVVVATGVPEGEGTTEVVIGSGSYSGGTLNDNTEYFWRANARTAAGASEWVNGRFFVNTANDAPAAFTVSKPSDQTLVDTLTPTLVTNNSADIDGDALTYQFQVFAEDDADFTNPVAQVSGLAQGEQGQTAWTVSTPLINGQLYFWIAVATDEHGASKVSEPATFIVSTSNLAPGAPTVVSPMEGEVVMGNGATLVVGNARDPERRSLDYWFEIDEVNTFDSPALQTSGTVAEGVNGETSWSATGLREGQRYYWRAKADDGSAQGPWVTASFTMYIDAQPPGTPTLDNPADQAWVEVLSPALSVHPVIDPNGDAVSYEFELYQDELLETSVANAVVDDQAWTVPAPLQNHQYYYWRGRAVDAGGLASGWSSVQRFFTNKDGIDDAPTLSFVLPETNVDTYGGNIEIQWVDQDPDSDARISLYYNDTNLIVADLAESAEGEGDRYSWNIDSLPVGTYALSAVIEDNTSSVRVDACCVIRKSDREIAARVTPVTEAVTDEYGVTDAEFDVVLDDAPRAGTSVLLNLSVSDAGEGRILNEQAYLEFTPDNWSVPRKVWVRGQDDCEIDGPASYRLQFSPAVSADPTYEGTLTPAVEIVNRDNESVGQSLFICSYELLSQQADGGSVRYQYRARLKNTGLGIRSASAQGQSLSQELTLVSGSSLSFPAVGQGSSAWSEGSVTVTAPAGVTPNLAALDWTIQGEAPSIVSSAPGEAMDGQEYTYQVIASGQPGDVFTFTLLDAPEGMTVDPATGLIQWVPDMDQQGRHTVVVEVRDQLGGVSQQTFVVDVSPNGSIARVYTVDPSPDATADFRSLADAVAALPETFVRPIVIRARSSSGAVDTNPVRIDNAGTSAEMPLSIILEGGYQLTVDAAAPGARAISLAVPHVSLAGEGGRIIIRNNGFDETVAVEVTGGAEASEVFVDRLTVQGDISGSPARSAGILVHNALSTVVVRNNEVSGFTAQTGGYGLSLSGRTFAYNNTLVNNHVGVAVNGATGALWNNLSVNNERDYLAGSGEWPAGGNNLSLDATSPQENFRESTVEFVDAQNGNYELAPWDTSAVGQGVDLSAISQYPFAVDLRMEPRQSPWDIGAHTVGEVSNWPPFIDSDAVTLVEQGDTYEYAVVATDNDGDTLTYALDNAPQGMTIDAASGVIKWQPSDSQVGDYPVTIEVSDGRGGMATQTFELIVSPAGSNGARLVTVNTDPAAGADYTSLQAALAAEAGDMAYPLLFRAQASTGLADTTPVVIDGFNASADKPITIVLETGYQLQVDALENGVYGIRIRDNHVTVRGTGGSIWVRNNGYDAVGGLIVEQQDPGSTVVLDALRIAGTVTGDPARGSGIEAADPDAVYVLRNNIVTGFVGTYVNHGIHTAGPAFVYNNTLVGNRIGLRIEHASSQVFNNLAVNNQTDYVSWANAWAVTGNNVSSDATSPDDAFRNRDVVFVDAGANNFALAPWDAGALGQAVNLSVADHYPFNVDATGAQRQNPWDAGALMVGEVNNWPPFIVSEPKTEARTKKLYSYTVTAEDHDGDSLIYSLVSAPSGMVIDSSSGVINWTPTKSQSGTFEVVVLVEDGFGGRDQQSFSVDVAKTGPNPGSVFDLGNFFDWLAEKLRDRLSKFSWF, encoded by the coding sequence ATGAAGTGGATGCGAGTAGTAGGAGTCTGGTGGTTCGCATGGACGGCGTTGTTCGCAGCCCAGGTTCATGCTCAGGAATCGTTGTGTGCCGTGGTGAAAATCGAAATCGCCCAGGAACTCACCCTGGAGCGGCAGGCGTTTGAAGCCAATATGCGCATTACCAACAGCCTGGATTCCATGCCGTTGGAAAACATCAACATCAACATTGAGTTCGAGGATAGCGACGGCAACACCGTGGTGGCTTCCTCGAACCCCAGCCACAGCTCTGCGGCGTTCTTTATTTCCCTCGATGCCCACAACAACATCAGCTCCCTGAGCGAGGGTGACGATGGCGCGATTACCGATGGCGTGATCGACCCCACCGAAGTGGGCGAGCTGCGCTGGCTGATCGTGCCGACGGTGGGCGCGGGCGGCGATGACGGCGCAGGCCGTCTGTATTACGTGGGTGCCAGCCTGTCCTTTACCTACGGTGGCGAAAGCCAGACCATTGAAGTGGCGCCCGACACCATCGTGGTCAAACCCCAGCCCAACCTTGTATTGGATTACTTCCTGCCCTCCGAAGTGAATGGCGACAACCCTTTTACCTCTGAAATCGAGCCGGTGGAGCCCTACAACCTAGGCGTGCGCGTGGCCAACACCGGCAGCGGTGCCTCCTACGGTGTGAAGATTGAGTCGGCCCAGCCCAAGATTGTGGAAAACGAACGGGGCCTGCTGGTGGATTTCCTGATTACCGGCAGCTTTGTGGATGATGCGCCGGCGAACAAGACCCTGCTGCTCAATTTCGGCACCATCCCCGCCCAGTCCAACACCACCGGGCGCTGGATCATGGAAACCTCGCTGACGGGACGCTTTACCGAATTCAATGCCTCGTTTACCCACGCCGATGAATTCGGCGGTGAGCTCACCTCCGTGATCGAAGCGGTCAACAGCCACTTCCTGCTGCATGATGTAACCGTGGATCTGCCGGGTCGGGATGCCGTTCGGGATTTCCTGGCGCAGGATGGCACTTCGGTGCGTGTCTACGAATCCGAACACACCGGCACCAATCAGCCGGATTGCAGTGACTGCCTGGCGGTTACATCCCTAGCTGGTTCATTGGGCAGCGCGGTTACGGGCGGCTCCGGTATCAACCGCACGCTCTCCATCACCGCCACGTCCGGCCCGGTGCATATCAAGGTGACCGACCCGTACGAGGGCAGCGAATCGCTGACCAGCGTGGTGCGTTCGGATGGCAAGGTGCTCAGCCCGACCAATTACTGGCTGTCCAAAACCATTCAGGACGACAAGATTCATTACGATTACTTCCTGAACGTGTTCGACACCACCGGGGGCAGCAGCTACACACTTACCTTCGGTGGCCAGTTGAAGGCCAACGAGCCACCGGTGATCCAGCATATCGCCAACTACACCACCTATGAAACCGGGCAGGTGGGTTTCCTGGTGCAGGCCAGTGACCCCAACAAAACCACACCCAGCCTGTCAGCCCTGAACCTGCCAGCGGGTGCCACCTTCCAGGACAAAGGCAACGGCCAGGGTGTACTGAGCTGGTTCCCGCAGGTGGGCCAGGCGGGTACCTATGTGCTGGAATTCAGTGCGTCTGACGGCGAACTGTCGGCCAACCAGACCGCCAAGGTGGTGGTGTTCCCGGACACTGACCGGGACGGCGACGGCATGGATGACGCCTGGGAGATTGAACACTTTGGCGACCTGAGCCGGGATGGCACTGGGGATTTTGACGGTGATGGCATTACCGACAAGGATGAGTTCCTGCGCGACGCCGACCCCACCGTGGCTGAGCTGGCACCGGCGGAACCGCAGTTGTCCACACCGGCCTACGGCGCGGAAGTCACCAGCTTGATGCCAACCCTCCAGGTCACCAATGGTGCCCACGATGCCAACATTGGCAGCGTGGATTACACCTTCGAAGTGTACGAAGACGAAAGCATGACCCGGCAGGTTGTTGTGGCCACCGGAGTGCCCGAAGGGGAGGGCACCACCGAGGTCGTGATCGGCAGTGGCAGTTATTCAGGCGGGACACTGAACGACAATACCGAATACTTCTGGCGGGCTAACGCCCGCACCGCGGCTGGCGCCAGCGAGTGGGTGAATGGCCGGTTCTTCGTGAACACCGCGAACGATGCTCCGGCGGCGTTTACCGTTAGCAAACCGTCGGACCAGACGCTGGTGGACACCCTGACCCCGACGCTGGTCACCAACAACAGTGCGGATATCGATGGCGATGCCCTGACGTACCAGTTCCAGGTGTTCGCCGAGGACGATGCGGACTTCACCAACCCGGTGGCGCAGGTCAGTGGCCTGGCCCAGGGCGAGCAAGGGCAAACCGCCTGGACGGTGTCCACCCCGCTGATCAACGGCCAGCTGTATTTCTGGATTGCCGTGGCCACCGACGAGCACGGTGCCAGCAAGGTGTCCGAACCGGCCACCTTCATTGTGTCCACCTCCAACCTGGCACCGGGTGCGCCGACGGTGGTTTCGCCGATGGAAGGCGAGGTGGTGATGGGCAACGGCGCCACCCTGGTGGTGGGCAACGCCCGGGACCCGGAGCGCCGCAGCCTGGACTACTGGTTCGAAATTGATGAAGTGAACACCTTTGACAGCCCGGCCCTGCAAACCTCTGGCACCGTGGCCGAGGGCGTGAACGGTGAAACCTCCTGGTCGGCTACCGGCTTGCGGGAAGGGCAGCGCTATTACTGGCGCGCCAAGGCCGATGACGGCTCCGCCCAGGGTCCCTGGGTAACGGCCAGCTTCACCATGTACATCGATGCACAGCCGCCTGGCACACCGACCTTGGACAACCCGGCCGATCAGGCCTGGGTGGAAGTGCTTAGCCCAGCCCTGTCGGTACATCCGGTAATCGATCCCAACGGCGATGCGGTGTCCTACGAGTTCGAGCTGTATCAGGACGAGCTGCTGGAAACATCCGTGGCTAACGCGGTGGTAGACGACCAAGCCTGGACCGTCCCGGCTCCCCTGCAGAACCACCAGTATTACTATTGGCGTGGCCGGGCAGTGGACGCCGGTGGCCTGGCCAGTGGCTGGTCCTCGGTTCAGCGGTTCTTCACCAACAAGGACGGCATCGACGATGCGCCGACCCTGAGCTTTGTGCTGCCGGAAACCAATGTGGACACCTACGGCGGCAACATCGAGATTCAGTGGGTCGATCAGGACCCGGACAGCGATGCCCGCATCAGCCTGTACTACAACGACACCAACCTGATTGTGGCGGACCTGGCCGAAAGTGCTGAGGGCGAGGGTGACCGTTACAGCTGGAACATCGACAGCCTGCCCGTCGGCACTTATGCACTGTCTGCGGTGATTGAAGACAACACCAGTTCGGTGCGTGTGGATGCCTGCTGTGTGATTCGCAAATCCGACCGGGAAATCGCCGCTCGTGTTACTCCGGTCACCGAGGCGGTGACGGACGAATACGGCGTGACCGATGCGGAATTCGACGTGGTCCTGGATGACGCGCCGCGCGCCGGAACCTCGGTGCTGCTCAACCTGTCGGTGTCCGATGCCGGCGAGGGTCGGATTCTGAACGAGCAGGCGTACCTGGAATTCACCCCGGATAACTGGTCCGTACCCCGGAAGGTCTGGGTGCGCGGCCAGGACGACTGCGAGATTGATGGCCCGGCCAGCTACCGCCTGCAGTTTTCCCCGGCGGTCAGTGCCGACCCCACTTACGAGGGCACACTGACCCCGGCGGTGGAGATCGTGAACCGGGATAACGAGTCAGTGGGGCAGAGCCTGTTTATCTGCTCCTATGAGTTGCTGAGCCAGCAGGCCGATGGCGGCAGTGTGCGCTACCAGTACCGGGCCCGCTTGAAGAACACCGGCCTGGGCATCCGCTCCGCCTCTGCTCAGGGACAGTCGCTGTCTCAGGAGCTGACTCTGGTGTCCGGTTCGTCCCTGAGTTTCCCGGCGGTTGGTCAGGGCAGCAGTGCCTGGAGTGAGGGCAGTGTGACCGTGACGGCCCCCGCAGGCGTCACGCCGAATCTGGCGGCCCTGGACTGGACGATTCAGGGCGAGGCACCGAGCATTGTGTCTTCCGCACCGGGCGAGGCGATGGATGGCCAGGAATACACCTATCAGGTGATTGCCAGCGGCCAGCCCGGTGATGTGTTTACCTTCACGCTGCTGGATGCACCGGAGGGCATGACCGTTGATCCAGCCACTGGCCTGATTCAGTGGGTTCCGGATATGGATCAGCAGGGCCGTCATACGGTGGTGGTCGAGGTTCGGGACCAGCTGGGGGGTGTCAGCCAACAGACGTTCGTGGTGGATGTGTCTCCCAACGGGTCCATTGCCCGGGTCTATACGGTGGATCCGTCACCGGACGCCACCGCCGATTTCCGCAGCCTGGCGGATGCGGTCGCCGCGTTGCCGGAAACCTTTGTTCGGCCGATTGTGATTCGTGCCCGCTCAAGCTCCGGCGCGGTGGATACCAACCCCGTCCGCATTGATAACGCGGGCACCAGTGCCGAGATGCCGTTGTCGATCATCCTTGAAGGTGGTTATCAGCTGACCGTGGATGCGGCCGCCCCAGGTGCCCGTGCCATCTCCCTAGCGGTTCCTCACGTGAGTCTTGCCGGTGAAGGTGGGCGGATCATCATCCGCAATAACGGGTTCGATGAAACCGTGGCCGTGGAGGTGACCGGCGGTGCCGAGGCCTCGGAGGTGTTCGTGGACCGCCTGACCGTTCAGGGTGACATCTCCGGATCACCGGCCCGCTCGGCGGGGATTCTGGTGCACAATGCCCTCTCCACGGTGGTGGTTCGCAATAACGAAGTGAGCGGCTTTACAGCTCAAACGGGAGGCTACGGCCTGTCGCTCAGTGGTCGTACCTTTGCCTACAACAACACGCTGGTGAACAACCACGTGGGCGTCGCAGTGAATGGCGCAACCGGTGCGCTGTGGAATAACCTCTCGGTGAACAATGAGCGGGATTACCTGGCCGGGTCGGGCGAGTGGCCGGCCGGCGGCAATAACCTGAGCCTGGACGCCACCAGCCCGCAGGAAAACTTCCGCGAGAGCACCGTTGAATTTGTCGATGCGCAGAACGGTAACTACGAGCTGGCGCCGTGGGATACTTCTGCGGTGGGTCAGGGCGTGGATCTGAGCGCTATCAGTCAGTACCCGTTTGCCGTTGACCTGCGCATGGAGCCCCGCCAGTCGCCATGGGACATCGGTGCCCATACGGTCGGCGAAGTATCCAACTGGCCGCCGTTTATTGACAGTGATGCGGTCACATTGGTGGAGCAGGGTGATACCTACGAGTATGCGGTGGTGGCCACCGATAACGATGGCGATACCTTAACTTATGCTCTGGATAACGCTCCCCAGGGCATGACCATTGACGCTGCTTCCGGTGTTATCAAGTGGCAGCCGTCGGATTCTCAGGTAGGCGACTACCCGGTGACCATTGAGGTATCGGATGGCCGCGGTGGTATGGCCACCCAAACCTTCGAGCTGATTGTGTCCCCCGCAGGCAGTAATGGTGCGCGGCTGGTGACGGTGAACACCGATCCGGCGGCCGGTGCCGATTACACCAGCCTGCAGGCGGCGCTGGCTGCTGAGGCGGGTGACATGGCCTATCCGCTTCTGTTCCGGGCGCAGGCTTCAACGGGACTGGCGGATACCACGCCGGTGGTGATTGATGGTTTCAACGCCAGCGCCGACAAGCCAATCACGATTGTGTTGGAGACCGGCTATCAGCTACAGGTTGATGCACTGGAAAACGGTGTGTACGGCATTCGCATCCGCGACAACCACGTGACCGTTCGCGGCACCGGTGGCAGCATCTGGGTGCGCAATAACGGCTACGATGCGGTGGGCGGCCTGATCGTTGAGCAGCAGGACCCGGGTTCAACGGTGGTGCTGGATGCGCTTCGCATCGCTGGCACGGTGACCGGTGATCCGGCCCGGGGTAGTGGCATCGAGGCCGCCGATCCGGATGCGGTGTATGTCCTGCGCAACAACATCGTGACCGGCTTTGTTGGAACTTACGTCAACCACGGTATTCATACCGCTGGCCCGGCGTTTGTGTACAACAATACCCTTGTCGGAAACCGTATTGGCTTGCGTATCGAGCACGCCAGTTCACAGGTCTTTAACAATCTGGCGGTCAACAATCAGACCGACTACGTGTCCTGGGCCAATGCCTGGGCCGTCACAGGCAACAACGTCAGCTCTGACGCCACCAGCCCGGACGATGCGTTCCGCAACCGAGACGTGGTCTTCGTCGATGCCGGTGCCAACAACTTCGCTCTGGCTCCTTGGGATGCCGGTGCGTTGGGGCAGGCCGTGAATCTCTCCGTTGCCGATCATTATCCCTTCAACGTGGATGCCACTGGCGCGCAGCGTCAGAACCCCTGGGATGCCGGCGCGTTGATGGTGGGTGAGGTGAACAACTGGCCGCCGTTCATTGTCTCAGAGCCTAAAACCGAGGCGCGAACCAAGAAGCTGTATAGCTACACGGTAACGGCGGAAGATCACGACGGTGATAGCCTGATTTACTCCCTTGTTTCGGCACCGTCTGGAATGGTGATCGACTCAAGTAGTGGGGTGATCAACTGGACGCCAACGAAGAGCCAGTCAGGCACCTTTGAGGTGGTCGTACTGGTTGAAGATGGGTTTGGTGGTCGTGATCAGCAAAGCTTCAGCGTAGACGTCGCGAAGACCGGACCAAATCCGGGCAGTGTTTTCGATCTGGGGAACTTCTTCGATTGGCTGGCCGAAAAGCTTCGGGATCGATTGTCGAAATTTAGTTGGTTCTGA
- a CDS encoding RHS repeat-associated core domain-containing protein, with translation MTLALMVVSVTVQSAPGIETIQQSPATKRIGLDAHYVDLRIASFGDNIAISREWIDGEWVWNKQWKDVTSQKSQTSGGGGSGDGVGMVMPDPVFWFQGHDEIERYKAQFERVSGDGATFVFRGGNEIQGEYFELTQDSFTWRDSSGNWIRYTPENPDQKQEYGGPAMAGHIHSYGTELYTNTFTLDDQKRIKELRDNLGNLLLTFEYLGTTDLPARIEDYSGRAVSYTYNSENQLVEVNDVRGQTWSYAYTDKGKIASLTDPNGNVTKYVYTQNSATEVTADQLETKYTYRYDKAEDQFFRTILEPDGAVRESIYNNRPANDSEPQYQLSVNGDVVSQRFGSQSNPRYVNEAGEETVYEKNHLGQTTKVVHPDGTTESWEYSADGRFLRAYVNQVGTRTEWDYDNKGRVTEVRRATGMPEQQTIRYSYPDLLTRITTHMGDAYTGDAITTEKFDQYGNVIQFTDAEGNTTTYTHNVLGQILTETTPSGAVYTYEYDSAGNLTKEIDPLNRVTAFTYDSAGNQTSITWPNQAVTTYGYNVLNQQVTVTNALNQTTEMVFDRKARKLTVKDARDSAATVSMNARGVPKVIEDANGNVTEQTYENGRLVYTQYPTFKQSFDYSTGSRPKAVTNHFDGQEAVTQLQVNPLGQVETQIDANKNPEYKEYDALGRLIRITDATGGITRLTYDVHGNLVQVTDPENRSTWFEYNRNGQVVAEENKPSSTDVMRRTYKYDSDGNLRADMTPDGQKTVYTYNTVGELVRIDLYPDETSNTPARSIRLAQNALGQMVSYDDGETSGSYTYDSLGRLLTATTDYGPFSKSFGYTYDAAGNVSTYTNPEGITYSYRYDANGQVTNIDIPGSGQVSFSDYQWNRPTQITLPGGSMIQRQYDGLQRMESNTLLDPAQSALMSALYGYDPVGNILSQTGQDGDTLYGYDDLYHLISADYAAANDESFDYDGVGNRTSYNGDTSWQYNDANQLYQQKDTTYEYSPNGHLTKKVENGQVTLYFYSAQERLIRVENGAGDVIARYGYNLIGLRLWKEVNGTRTYFLYNTSGLVGEYDSAGNLMTEYQYLPKSTWMTNPLFQRHSGLIHFYLNDHSGTPQKLIAASGEVVWAANYEAFGAAFITKESVRNNLRSSGQYYDQETGLYHNYFRDYDPEIGRYIQSDPVGLSGGLNRYVYGYSNPIRFSDPYGLFSMDPVFKFVHDSTGWEPDQSTVDAAAGFGDGISFGITSGIRDALDINGGVNFCSSAYQGSYIAGGAMLGGIGGGVIAAARSARVAYNNGLRSAMNSVRTRFDAWSLRRQLGHQLKLRTPFPIRWGIYLRNIYKSGDRLGPGFDRVSHKSIVEILTDTNKVANGLMKLPSKGLPAAGAAAGAAAGAAGAGLCECES, from the coding sequence ATGACTCTGGCGCTTATGGTGGTCAGTGTCACCGTCCAATCAGCGCCGGGCATTGAGACCATTCAGCAATCGCCCGCAACCAAGCGCATTGGGCTGGATGCTCACTACGTCGACCTGCGCATTGCCAGCTTCGGTGACAATATCGCGATTTCTCGCGAATGGATTGATGGGGAGTGGGTCTGGAATAAGCAGTGGAAAGATGTCACCAGTCAAAAGAGTCAGACGTCTGGGGGAGGGGGCTCCGGTGATGGCGTGGGAATGGTCATGCCAGATCCGGTTTTCTGGTTTCAAGGTCACGATGAAATCGAAAGGTACAAGGCTCAGTTTGAACGAGTGTCGGGTGATGGGGCCACATTCGTTTTCCGGGGCGGCAATGAAATACAGGGAGAGTACTTTGAGCTAACGCAGGATTCGTTCACATGGCGGGACAGTTCCGGAAACTGGATACGGTATACACCCGAAAATCCGGACCAAAAGCAGGAATACGGTGGGCCGGCAATGGCTGGCCATATCCACAGCTATGGCACGGAACTTTATACCAACACCTTCACCCTGGATGACCAGAAACGCATCAAGGAACTGCGGGATAATTTAGGCAATCTGCTGCTCACGTTTGAATACCTTGGCACAACGGATTTGCCAGCTCGAATCGAGGACTACTCCGGCAGAGCGGTTTCCTACACCTACAACAGTGAGAACCAACTGGTCGAAGTCAACGACGTTCGCGGTCAAACCTGGTCCTACGCCTACACGGACAAAGGAAAGATAGCCAGCCTGACCGACCCGAATGGTAACGTCACCAAGTATGTTTATACGCAAAACAGCGCCACGGAGGTGACGGCAGATCAACTGGAAACCAAGTACACCTACCGCTACGACAAGGCCGAAGACCAATTCTTCCGAACGATTCTGGAACCGGACGGAGCTGTCCGTGAGAGCATCTATAACAACCGGCCGGCGAACGATTCCGAGCCCCAATATCAGCTCTCGGTCAATGGTGATGTGGTTTCCCAGCGTTTCGGTAGTCAGTCAAATCCCCGTTATGTGAACGAAGCCGGAGAGGAAACGGTTTACGAAAAAAATCACCTCGGCCAAACAACGAAAGTAGTCCACCCGGATGGCACTACCGAATCCTGGGAATACTCGGCTGATGGCCGCTTCCTGAGGGCGTATGTCAACCAAGTGGGCACGCGAACTGAATGGGACTATGACAACAAGGGGCGTGTCACCGAGGTTCGCAGAGCAACCGGCATGCCAGAGCAGCAAACTATCCGTTACAGTTACCCGGATCTTCTGACACGTATCACCACTCATATGGGTGATGCATACACAGGCGATGCAATCACTACCGAGAAGTTCGATCAGTACGGCAATGTCATCCAGTTCACGGATGCGGAGGGCAATACAACTACCTACACCCATAACGTATTGGGGCAGATCCTGACTGAAACCACGCCTTCTGGAGCTGTGTATACCTACGAATACGACAGTGCGGGTAACCTGACCAAAGAGATTGATCCTCTCAATCGAGTCACTGCGTTCACCTACGATTCTGCAGGTAATCAAACTTCAATTACCTGGCCGAATCAGGCAGTTACCACATACGGCTACAACGTCCTCAACCAGCAAGTAACAGTCACAAATGCACTCAATCAAACCACCGAAATGGTCTTTGACCGAAAGGCAAGAAAGTTAACGGTAAAAGACGCTCGAGACTCTGCTGCAACCGTGAGCATGAATGCCCGAGGCGTACCTAAAGTGATCGAAGACGCCAACGGTAACGTGACTGAGCAAACCTATGAGAACGGGCGGCTGGTTTATACTCAATACCCCACCTTCAAACAGAGCTTCGACTACAGCACAGGTTCCCGCCCTAAGGCGGTGACCAACCACTTCGATGGCCAAGAAGCCGTTACCCAGCTCCAGGTCAATCCTTTGGGGCAGGTGGAAACGCAAATTGATGCTAACAAAAATCCAGAATATAAGGAATACGATGCACTTGGTCGGTTGATCAGGATCACCGACGCGACTGGTGGTATCACCCGTCTGACCTACGATGTTCACGGAAACTTGGTGCAGGTTACTGATCCGGAGAACCGCAGCACTTGGTTTGAGTACAATCGGAACGGCCAGGTGGTTGCTGAAGAGAACAAGCCAAGCTCAACTGACGTCATGCGCCGTACTTACAAGTATGATAGCGACGGTAACCTGCGTGCCGATATGACACCGGATGGCCAGAAGACGGTTTACACATACAACACGGTAGGGGAACTGGTTAGGATCGATTTGTATCCAGACGAAACTTCAAACACTCCCGCGCGGTCCATCAGGTTGGCCCAAAACGCTTTGGGTCAGATGGTCTCTTATGACGATGGTGAGACTTCTGGGAGCTACACCTACGATAGTCTTGGCCGGTTATTAACGGCTACAACAGACTACGGCCCGTTTTCGAAAAGTTTCGGCTATACCTACGACGCCGCCGGTAACGTCTCCACATACACCAACCCAGAGGGCATAACATACAGTTACAGGTACGATGCGAATGGCCAGGTAACTAACATTGATATCCCGGGCTCCGGCCAAGTGAGCTTTTCGGACTATCAGTGGAACCGTCCCACCCAAATCACTTTGCCCGGCGGCAGCATGATCCAGCGCCAGTACGACGGCCTTCAGCGCATGGAATCCAACACGCTGCTGGATCCGGCTCAAAGCGCCTTGATGAGTGCGCTCTACGGGTACGATCCGGTGGGCAATATTCTGAGCCAGACAGGCCAGGACGGCGACACCCTCTATGGCTACGACGACCTGTACCACCTGATCAGCGCTGATTACGCCGCCGCCAACGATGAGAGCTTTGACTACGACGGCGTCGGCAACCGCACCAGCTACAACGGCGACACCAGCTGGCAGTACAATGATGCCAACCAGCTTTATCAACAGAAAGACACCACGTATGAGTACAGCCCCAACGGCCATCTCACGAAAAAGGTGGAGAACGGACAGGTCACCCTTTATTTCTACAGCGCCCAAGAACGCCTCATAAGGGTAGAAAATGGCGCTGGCGATGTTATTGCCCGTTATGGGTATAACCTAATAGGCCTTCGGCTTTGGAAAGAAGTTAATGGCACCCGAACTTACTTCCTCTACAACACATCGGGGCTAGTAGGTGAGTACGACTCTGCCGGTAACCTGATGACGGAGTATCAGTACCTACCGAAGAGTACTTGGATGACCAATCCTTTGTTTCAGCGCCACAGCGGGCTGATCCATTTTTATCTGAATGATCACTCAGGTACGCCACAAAAGTTGATTGCTGCTTCTGGAGAGGTGGTATGGGCTGCCAATTATGAGGCCTTTGGTGCAGCTTTCATTACGAAGGAAAGTGTTCGCAATAACTTGCGGTCCTCAGGGCAGTATTATGACCAAGAGACCGGTTTGTACCACAATTATTTCAGAGACTACGATCCTGAGATTGGACGGTATATACAGTCAGATCCTGTTGGGCTTTCAGGCGGATTAAATAGATATGTTTATGGTTACTCGAACCCTATAAGGTTTAGTGATCCATATGGGTTGTTTTCAATGGATCCCGTTTTTAAATTCGTGCACGATTCAACTGGCTGGGAGCCGGATCAGTCAACCGTCGATGCTGCTGCTGGATTCGGGGATGGAATTTCATTCGGGATTACGTCTGGCATTCGCGATGCGCTTGATATAAATGGCGGAGTAAATTTTTGTTCTTCTGCTTACCAAGGATCGTATATAGCCGGAGGTGCAATGTTAGGAGGAATTGGGGGCGGGGTTATAGCTGCGGCTCGTTCTGCCAGGGTTGCCTATAATAATGGGTTGCGCAGTGCTATGAATTCTGTGCGCACGCGATTTGATGCTTGGTCGCTTCGAAGACAATTAGGTCATCAACTTAAGCTAAGAACACCATTCCCTATTCGGTGGGGAATATATCTTCGCAATATTTATAAATCTGGAGACCGGCTTGGCCCTGGTTTTGATCGAGTCTCACATAAGTCGATAGTTGAAATTCTTACAGACACTAACAAGGTTGCTAATGGTTTGATGAAATTGCCGAGTAAAGGTCTTCCGGCCGCTGGGGCTGCCGCCGGAGCTGCTGCCGGGGCGGCTGGAGCTGGTTTGTGCGAGTGCGAATCATGA